The region CACGTAGGCCAGGCCGAGTGCCCACGGAAACGACCCCAGGAATGTATAGAGGGTGAAGCGCCAGAAGGGGACCCTCGCCGCGCCCGCCGGGAAGGAGATGAAGGTACGCACGATGGGCAACAGCCGGGTCCAGAAGGCCACCTGGAGTCCGTGCTTCTGGAGCCAGCGATCGGCCCGGTCGTATTCCTCGATCCGGATGACGCGCCACTTCGCGAGCTGCATCGCGAGCGGACGGCCCCCCTTCATCCCCATCCAGTACGCCGCCCAGGAGCCGATCACGTTTCCGACGGCGCCGGCGAGGGAGACCCCGAAGAGGGAGAACCGGCCCGTGGTCACGAGGTATCCCGAGAAGGGCATGATGATCTCGCTCGGGAGCGGGATGCAGGCGCTCTCGATCGCCATGCAGAGCACGATCCCGGCGTACCCGAACGTCGAGATCGTGGAGAGGATGAACGCCGCGAGCGGAGCGATGATGGTGTCGATCAGATCCACGGCGCGCACC is a window of Candidatus Eisenbacteria bacterium DNA encoding:
- a CDS encoding DedA family protein, with protein sequence VRAVDLIDTIIAPLAAFILSTISTFGYAGIVLCMAIESACIPLPSEIIMPFSGYLVTTGRFSLFGVSLAGAVGNVIGSWAAYWMGMKGGRPLAMQLAKWRVIRIEEYDRADRWLQKHGLQVAFWTRLLPIVRTFISFPAGAARVPFWRFTLYTFLGSFPWALGLAYVGVLFREHWHDIKTFWRGFDLVVVVGLLVLFGIWLHHHFRKSPHAEKATDPSRDTSETSAER